In the genome of Eggerthella sp. YY7918, one region contains:
- a CDS encoding polyphenol oxidase family protein, translating into MAARMQLPTPQLTARLFGARCLPALTDEPLFEQVGVRIAFTARAGGVSEGPFCSLNLGSHVNDDADAVMRNRALLLEAFDAADMQLVVPTQVHGDVIVGVDDATQAVVDEARDRAQAGADAVTVSVTKVAALLCFADCVPVIIVSPSGRFAVVHAGWRGVMNGIAPKAVRVLAEADAPIWGADAASSYNVYIGPHIHAECFETGEEVHAAFVERFGATCAVDATHISLLAALTHDLVAAGINPDRLVDAGICTVCSSDEYFSFRAADGVCGRQGAFAFRKGV; encoded by the coding sequence ATGGCTGCTCGCATGCAACTGCCCACACCGCAGCTCACCGCGCGCCTTTTTGGCGCGCGTTGTCTTCCGGCGCTTACCGACGAGCCGTTGTTTGAACAGGTAGGCGTGCGCATTGCGTTCACGGCGCGCGCGGGAGGGGTGAGCGAGGGACCGTTTTGCTCGCTCAATCTGGGATCTCATGTGAATGACGACGCCGATGCGGTCATGCGCAATCGCGCGCTTCTGCTTGAGGCGTTTGATGCGGCGGATATGCAATTGGTTGTTCCCACGCAGGTACACGGCGATGTGATCGTCGGCGTTGACGATGCGACGCAGGCTGTCGTGGACGAAGCGCGCGATCGGGCACAAGCCGGTGCCGATGCGGTGACCGTTTCCGTTACAAAGGTAGCGGCGCTATTGTGCTTTGCCGATTGCGTTCCCGTTATTATTGTATCTCCCAGCGGGCGTTTCGCCGTGGTGCATGCAGGGTGGCGCGGTGTTATGAATGGTATTGCGCCGAAGGCGGTGCGCGTTTTGGCAGAAGCTGACGCACCCATCTGGGGTGCTGATGCCGCCTCTTCGTACAACGTATATATAGGACCGCATATACATGCCGAGTGTTTTGAAACGGGCGAAGAAGTACACGCTGCCTTCGTGGAGCGCTTCGGCGCGACGTGCGCTGTCGATGCAACGCATATTTCGCTGCTCGCAGCACTGACGCACGATCTGGTTGCCGCCGGCATCAATCCCGATCGCCTTGTCGATGCGGGCATCTGCACCGTGTGCTCATCCGATGAGTACTTCTCCTTCCGCGCGGCGGACGGCGTGTGCGGGCGCCAAGGAGCTTTTGCGTTTCGGAAGGGGGTCTGA
- the murD gene encoding UDP-N-acetylmuramoyl-L-alanine--D-glutamate ligase — protein sequence MMVRNNMADRKDAPLSLGSVLVLGLGKSGRATVEYCLELLGNRVTTLAVAAGERSAASEEFAAAACARGALVAFGDDAVNELAARCEGHFDLCIPSPGIPPFSPLYQAAVKLADEIVAEVEFAWRESTPESRWVAVTGTNGKTTACALVAHLLSSAGLAASAVGNIGDTCIEAVADGCTEVYVAEVSSYQLASTRRFAPDVSVLLNITPDHLHWHETFEAYRDAKFKVLENLSTHPHAVAVLDATNDVVCAEVRRLHALDPVERGFAYVPMGTKAGITGDMRTACGSDNAAFLSDEGMLTVVVGGEEHALLSANELLIKGEHNVSNALAAATAALALGVSADDVAQGLRTFAPLEHRIEPCGDVKGVFCYNDSKATNVDATLKALAAFPETRPIVLLGGDDKGTDLAPLVAATRQHARAAVCFGEAAERFAAAFEVPSACQSQSSIPEASSLTSCSTSEDFTLLRAEHLEDAFDAALSLAEPGDVVLLSPACASFDEFSSFEERGRVFKELVRNRSAHGE from the coding sequence ATGATGGTGCGAAACAACATGGCCGACCGCAAGGATGCCCCGCTTTCCCTTGGAAGTGTGCTTGTTTTGGGGTTGGGCAAGAGCGGCCGAGCGACTGTCGAGTATTGCCTGGAGCTGTTGGGCAATCGTGTGACGACGCTTGCGGTTGCGGCTGGGGAGCGTAGCGCCGCCTCCGAGGAATTTGCCGCTGCCGCCTGTGCGCGCGGCGCTTTGGTGGCATTCGGCGACGATGCCGTTAATGAGCTTGCGGCGCGCTGCGAGGGTCATTTTGACCTGTGCATACCAAGCCCCGGCATACCGCCTTTTTCGCCTCTCTATCAAGCGGCCGTGAAGCTGGCCGACGAGATTGTGGCTGAGGTCGAGTTTGCTTGGCGGGAAAGTACGCCCGAAAGCCGCTGGGTGGCCGTTACGGGCACGAACGGCAAAACCACCGCCTGCGCGTTGGTGGCGCACCTCCTCTCATCTGCCGGTTTGGCTGCTTCGGCGGTCGGCAATATTGGGGATACGTGCATCGAGGCCGTTGCTGACGGATGCACCGAGGTGTATGTGGCTGAAGTTTCATCCTACCAACTTGCTTCGACGCGTCGTTTTGCGCCGGATGTGTCGGTTCTGCTTAACATCACGCCCGATCACTTGCATTGGCACGAAACCTTTGAGGCGTACCGCGACGCGAAGTTCAAAGTGCTTGAGAATTTGTCAACGCATCCGCATGCGGTGGCGGTGCTCGATGCAACCAACGACGTCGTGTGCGCCGAGGTGCGCCGGCTGCATGCGCTCGACCCCGTCGAGCGAGGGTTTGCCTACGTGCCGATGGGCACAAAGGCGGGCATAACGGGCGACATGCGCACGGCGTGCGGCAGCGACAACGCGGCATTCCTCTCAGACGAGGGTATGCTGACGGTTGTGGTGGGTGGCGAAGAGCATGCGCTCCTTTCCGCGAACGAACTGCTCATCAAGGGCGAACACAACGTTTCCAACGCGCTGGCCGCCGCCACTGCCGCCCTTGCCTTGGGCGTGAGCGCCGATGACGTGGCGCAAGGCCTGCGCACCTTTGCGCCGCTTGAGCACCGCATCGAGCCGTGCGGCGACGTCAAGGGCGTTTTCTGTTACAACGATTCCAAGGCGACGAACGTCGATGCGACGCTCAAAGCGCTTGCGGCGTTTCCCGAAACGCGTCCCATCGTGCTTTTGGGCGGCGACGACAAGGGGACCGACCTCGCGCCGCTTGTGGCCGCAACGCGCCAGCATGCGCGCGCTGCGGTGTGCTTCGGCGAAGCGGCAGAACGCTTCGCGGCAGCGTTTGAGGTTCCGTCGGCTTGTCAGTCGCAATCTTCGATACCAGAGGCCTCCTCGCTGACTTCTTGTTCGACCAGTGAGGATTTTACCCTCCTGCGCGCGGAGCACTTGGAGGATGCATTCGATGCGGCGCTTTCCCTCGCAGAGCCGGGAGACGTGGTTTTGCTGTCGCCGGCGTGCGCGTCGTTTGACGAGTTCTCCTCGTTTGAAGAGCGTGGGCGTGTGTTTAAGGAACTCGTGCGCAATCGCTCGGCACACGGAGAGTAG
- the ftsW gene encoding putative lipid II flippase FtsW, with the protein MASSRNTREIPAHILGPRILLLITVLALLLIGFVMVYSASTVEALSDGKDPASFLFDQLKFAAIGVVCAVVLWKFIPYGVWKGPFVWLIWIIAIALLVLTAVMGTEELGAQRWISLGPISLQPSEFAKIAFVLMGARILDDYRQGELSTRDMFVQAALLILIPILFLYQTQSDLGTTLICFVGILAVMWVGEVPLRVILIILGVGIVFAVFATVLTGYRSDRFVYLDPWNDGEGGYGTGYQIIHSFYAFSEGGLFGVGIGNSREKFLYLPEAETDFIFAIIGEELGLVGAFAVIALFMLLLYAGMHIARSAPDNFGAMIAGSCIIMIVFQAFLNIGCVIGILPTTGKPLPFISSGGSSLIATLIMVGLVLSVSKGADAPTIYDRRREDLRVVRTTQGRSRR; encoded by the coding sequence ATGGCTTCGTCGCGCAACACGCGGGAGATCCCCGCTCATATTCTTGGTCCGCGGATTCTGCTGCTCATTACCGTGCTGGCGTTGCTGCTTATCGGGTTTGTCATGGTGTATTCCGCCTCGACGGTCGAGGCGCTCTCGGACGGAAAAGACCCGGCAAGCTTTCTTTTTGATCAGTTGAAGTTTGCCGCCATCGGGGTAGTGTGTGCGGTTGTGCTTTGGAAGTTCATTCCCTATGGGGTGTGGAAGGGGCCGTTTGTTTGGCTCATCTGGATTATTGCGATTGCCCTGCTGGTGCTAACGGCCGTTATGGGAACCGAGGAGCTTGGCGCGCAGCGTTGGATTTCGCTGGGGCCCATCAGCTTGCAACCTTCCGAGTTTGCCAAAATCGCTTTCGTGTTAATGGGTGCACGCATCTTGGACGATTATCGCCAGGGCGAACTTTCCACGCGCGATATGTTCGTGCAGGCGGCGCTGCTCATTTTGATACCTATTCTGTTTCTGTATCAGACGCAGTCCGACTTGGGCACGACGCTTATCTGTTTCGTCGGCATCTTGGCCGTCATGTGGGTGGGGGAAGTGCCCCTGCGCGTCATTCTTATCATTCTTGGGGTGGGCATTGTGTTTGCGGTGTTCGCCACGGTGCTTACGGGATATCGCTCCGACCGCTTCGTCTACCTTGACCCTTGGAACGACGGCGAGGGCGGCTATGGCACGGGGTATCAGATCATCCACTCGTTCTATGCGTTTTCCGAGGGCGGCCTATTCGGCGTCGGTATTGGCAATTCGCGCGAGAAGTTTTTATATTTGCCCGAGGCCGAAACCGACTTCATTTTTGCCATCATCGGTGAAGAACTGGGGCTGGTCGGTGCCTTCGCGGTGATCGCCCTCTTCATGCTGCTGCTGTACGCGGGCATGCATATAGCGCGCTCGGCTCCGGACAACTTTGGAGCGATGATTGCCGGCAGTTGCATCATCATGATCGTGTTTCAGGCGTTTCTCAATATCGGCTGCGTTATCGGTATTTTGCCGACAACAGGAAAGCCGTTGCCGTTCATTTCGTCGGGAGGTTCGTCGCTCATTGCGACGCTCATTATGGTGGGGCTGGTGCTGTCGGTTTCAAAGGGAGCCGATGCGCCCACGATATACGACCGACGACGCGAAGATCTGCGCGTGGTGCGCACGACGCAGGGTCGAAGCAGGAGGTAG
- the murB gene encoding UDP-N-acetylmuramate dehydrogenase, with amino-acid sequence MTARHASQLEALLVDNSFDADVYPNEPMSRHTMYRIGGPARFYVQVGSLGALKRLVETCKQTDTEWTAVGRGSNLLVADEGYRGVVITLGRDFRICRYDEDVHRFCVGAGVPLSSVVQDAFHRSLAGLEFAVGTPGTVGGALRMNAGSREEWIGSRVVSVTTMSAEQGLVRRSGEAIEWGYRTSSFSADEIIVECELSVEPADPFFIRGKMEASHARRKKTQPLTYPSCGSVFRNPDGHSAAQLIEGAGLKGHQIGGAQVSEVHANFIVNTGGATAYEVKELIDLVQRKVYEAYGIELQPEVRFLGFA; translated from the coding sequence ATGACCGCGCGCCACGCCTCGCAGCTTGAGGCTTTGCTTGTCGACAATTCGTTCGATGCGGATGTGTATCCCAACGAACCGATGTCGCGCCACACCATGTATCGCATCGGTGGACCGGCCCGCTTCTATGTGCAGGTCGGATCTCTTGGTGCCCTCAAACGTTTGGTGGAGACGTGCAAACAGACGGATACGGAGTGGACGGCAGTGGGGCGGGGAAGCAATCTTCTCGTGGCTGACGAGGGGTATCGCGGCGTTGTTATCACGCTCGGACGGGACTTTCGCATCTGTCGCTACGATGAAGACGTTCATCGGTTCTGCGTGGGTGCCGGCGTGCCTTTGTCGTCGGTGGTGCAAGATGCCTTCCACCGTTCTCTTGCAGGGCTTGAGTTTGCGGTGGGAACGCCGGGGACGGTGGGCGGTGCGCTGCGCATGAATGCGGGATCACGCGAGGAATGGATTGGCTCGCGGGTGGTGTCGGTAACCACGATGTCGGCCGAGCAGGGGCTCGTTCGCCGCTCTGGCGAGGCGATTGAGTGGGGGTATCGAACAAGTTCGTTTTCTGCCGATGAGATTATCGTAGAATGCGAGCTTTCCGTAGAACCTGCCGACCCGTTCTTTATCCGCGGTAAGATGGAAGCATCGCACGCACGCCGCAAAAAAACGCAGCCGCTCACCTACCCATCGTGCGGCAGCGTATTTAGGAACCCTGACGGACATTCCGCCGCACAGCTTATAGAGGGTGCGGGGCTGAAGGGGCACCAGATAGGCGGTGCGCAGGTGTCGGAGGTCCATGCCAATTTCATTGTGAATACGGGTGGAGCGACGGCGTACGAGGTAAAAGAGCTCATCGATTTGGTTCAGCGTAAGGTGTACGAAGCATATGGCATCGAATTACAACCGGAAGTCCGTTTCCTCGGGTTCGCGTAA
- the murC gene encoding UDP-N-acetylmuramate--L-alanine ligase yields METTHIDQVHFIGIGGVGMSGIARVAHDQGMRVSGSDIKESCYTKQLREAGIDVHIGHDPSNIPAGNPVVVVSTAILDNNPEYVAAKERALTIWHRAQMLAHLGVGLETLAVAGTHGKTTTSSMLASALDGMGLDPTFLIGGIVRAYGTNAHSGSGRYYVVEADESDKSFMHLSPRAVLVTNIEADHLDHYRDLDEIYEKFAAFVSSVPDENGVIVACGEDEALVRVAAAAGKRLYTYGFGEECDARIVASEQRGVGSAFTLALPDGRTVEGRIKQNPGRHNILNAAGVIALLWALGHDPAAAADALAEFAGVRRRFDLVGEVDGITVVDDYAHHPTEIAATIEAASHLGFNHVHVLFQPHRYSRAPLFTEVLKDEFGAAFDAADSVTFMDVYPAGEAPVPGVSGKTFMNVVLDHPQHPAADYVPRRIEVVPHLVSKLQKGDLLITMGAGDVTAVGPQLVDALSRTDEAGNEA; encoded by the coding sequence ATGGAAACAACGCATATTGATCAGGTGCATTTCATAGGCATTGGCGGAGTTGGCATGAGCGGCATCGCCCGTGTGGCGCACGATCAGGGTATGCGGGTCAGCGGATCCGACATCAAGGAGAGCTGCTACACCAAGCAGCTTCGCGAGGCGGGCATCGACGTGCACATCGGACATGACCCCAGCAATATTCCCGCGGGTAATCCGGTTGTGGTTGTGTCCACGGCCATCCTTGACAACAACCCGGAATATGTCGCTGCCAAAGAGCGCGCGTTGACCATATGGCACCGGGCTCAGATGCTGGCTCATTTGGGTGTGGGGCTTGAAACCTTGGCCGTTGCGGGAACCCACGGCAAAACCACCACGTCGTCCATGTTGGCAAGTGCCCTCGACGGTATGGGGCTTGATCCGACGTTTCTCATTGGCGGCATCGTGCGTGCCTATGGAACAAACGCGCATTCCGGTTCGGGGCGCTACTACGTGGTCGAGGCCGATGAGAGCGACAAGTCATTCATGCACCTCTCGCCTCGGGCAGTGCTTGTCACCAACATTGAAGCCGATCACTTGGATCATTATCGCGATTTGGATGAAATATACGAGAAGTTCGCCGCATTCGTCAGCTCGGTTCCCGACGAGAACGGTGTGATCGTCGCCTGTGGCGAGGACGAGGCGCTGGTGCGTGTTGCCGCCGCAGCGGGAAAGCGCCTGTATACCTACGGGTTTGGCGAAGAATGCGACGCACGCATCGTCGCATCTGAGCAGCGCGGTGTCGGAAGCGCTTTTACGCTCGCATTGCCGGATGGTCGCACGGTTGAAGGTCGCATTAAGCAAAACCCTGGGCGACACAATATCCTCAATGCCGCCGGCGTGATAGCGCTTTTGTGGGCGCTTGGTCATGATCCGGCTGCGGCCGCCGATGCTCTTGCTGAATTTGCGGGCGTGCGCCGCCGCTTCGATCTGGTGGGAGAAGTTGACGGAATTACGGTGGTCGACGACTATGCTCACCATCCCACCGAGATAGCGGCAACCATAGAGGCGGCATCTCATCTGGGATTCAATCATGTTCATGTGCTGTTTCAGCCGCATCGCTATTCGCGCGCGCCGCTGTTTACCGAAGTGCTCAAAGATGAGTTCGGGGCCGCGTTCGATGCAGCCGACTCGGTCACCTTTATGGATGTCTATCCTGCGGGCGAAGCCCCGGTTCCGGGTGTATCCGGCAAAACGTTTATGAATGTGGTGCTTGACCATCCCCAACATCCCGCCGCCGATTACGTGCCGCGGCGAATCGAGGTCGTTCCTCATCTGGTATCAAAGCTTCAAAAGGGTGATCTGCTCATCACGATGGGCGCGGGCGATGTGACCGCCGTCGGTCCGCAGCTTGTCGACGCGCTTTCCCGTACTGACGAAGCCGGTAACGAGGCGTGA
- the ftsZ gene encoding cell division protein FtsZ translates to MPNKIGSEHLAVIKVVGVGGGGTNAVNRMVEAGVRGVEFIAVNTDRQALLMSDADKTIHIGEELTRGLGAGANPEVGCQAAEESRAEIREALAEADMVFVTAGEGGGTGTGAAPIIAEIAREEIGALTVGIVTKPFSFEGRTRRNQAEQGVDLLSQKVDTLIVIPNDRLLEIVDKKTSMLDAFRIADDTLRQGIQGVTDLITIPGLINLDFADIRTVMKDAGTAMMGIGLASGENRALEAAQQATNSNLLETSIAGASRVLFSIAGGPDLTLTEVDAAARAVEACADENANIIYGQIIDESMREEVRITVIATGFKSAAPQQSSIDFSSKDLFASTTPVEPMQSSPSPMPMTYSSPSSGNGRFADEDYIPDFLKRQR, encoded by the coding sequence ATGCCAAACAAAATAGGTTCCGAGCATTTGGCGGTCATCAAGGTCGTCGGCGTAGGCGGCGGTGGCACGAATGCCGTGAACCGCATGGTTGAAGCAGGTGTGCGTGGCGTTGAGTTTATCGCCGTCAACACCGACCGACAGGCTTTGCTCATGTCGGATGCCGACAAGACGATCCACATTGGCGAGGAGCTGACGCGTGGTCTTGGCGCCGGTGCAAACCCCGAGGTGGGATGCCAGGCGGCCGAAGAGAGTCGCGCGGAAATTCGCGAAGCGCTTGCCGAAGCCGACATGGTGTTCGTCACCGCCGGCGAAGGCGGCGGAACCGGTACGGGTGCTGCGCCCATTATCGCTGAAATCGCGCGCGAGGAAATTGGTGCGCTGACGGTGGGCATTGTGACCAAGCCCTTCTCGTTTGAGGGCCGCACGCGTCGCAACCAGGCCGAGCAGGGCGTCGATCTGCTTTCTCAAAAGGTCGATACGCTCATTGTTATCCCGAATGATCGCTTGCTCGAAATCGTTGACAAGAAAACGAGCATGCTCGATGCCTTCCGCATTGCTGACGACACGCTGCGCCAGGGCATTCAGGGTGTGACCGACCTTATTACCATTCCCGGCCTTATCAACCTTGACTTCGCCGACATCCGCACCGTCATGAAGGATGCGGGCACGGCCATGATGGGTATCGGTCTTGCTTCCGGCGAAAATCGTGCTCTCGAGGCGGCGCAACAGGCCACGAATTCCAACCTTTTGGAAACATCTATCGCAGGCGCTTCGCGCGTGCTGTTCTCCATTGCAGGCGGGCCCGACCTGACGCTTACCGAAGTTGACGCTGCGGCGCGTGCGGTTGAAGCCTGCGCCGACGAGAACGCCAATATCATTTACGGTCAGATTATCGACGAGTCCATGCGCGAAGAGGTTCGCATTACGGTTATTGCAACCGGATTCAAGTCGGCTGCTCCGCAGCAGTCGAGCATAGATTTTTCGAGCAAGGATCTGTTCGCGTCGACGACTCCGGTTGAGCCTATGCAGTCTAGTCCTAGTCCTATGCCGATGACGTATTCCTCTCCCTCATCGGGCAACGGACGGTTTGCTGACGAGGATTATATTCCCGACTTCCTGAAGCGTCAGCGCTAA
- a CDS encoding cell division protein FtsQ/DivIB, with protein sequence MPQARTGQSSRVTSVRVGDLNRAERAARAQRTYRRYLIRFSIILACVIALVTGGIVLYNSDAFTIENVSVKGVEHLTSAEMEQLAGVPSGTTLLRVDTGSIKSRLLMDAWVQDVSVNRVFPNTLEIAVTERTIAAVVSVPTDNAKSMQDWAIASDGMWLMPIPAQDSEAGKNTSAKVYEDAAAVLHIADVPYGIDPKVGAYCSDANVNNALAIVDGMTTNLADQVTSVKATETESTTLVLENGIEIVFGAAQDIRDKERVCLEIMKEYPDVVYINVRTVDSPTWRSL encoded by the coding sequence ATGCCCCAAGCGCGTACGGGCCAAAGTTCTCGCGTCACCTCGGTGCGGGTGGGCGATCTCAATCGGGCTGAAAGGGCGGCTCGTGCTCAGCGTACCTACCGGCGCTACCTCATCCGCTTCAGCATTATTCTGGCGTGTGTGATTGCTTTGGTTACAGGCGGCATCGTTCTGTACAATTCAGATGCTTTTACCATTGAGAATGTCTCCGTCAAAGGTGTCGAGCACCTCACGTCTGCCGAGATGGAACAGCTTGCGGGGGTGCCTTCGGGCACCACGCTGCTGCGCGTCGATACCGGCTCCATCAAATCGCGGTTGCTCATGGATGCGTGGGTGCAGGACGTGTCGGTGAATCGCGTGTTTCCCAATACGCTTGAAATCGCCGTGACGGAACGAACGATCGCGGCGGTGGTGAGCGTACCAACCGACAACGCGAAATCGATGCAGGATTGGGCCATCGCCTCTGACGGTATGTGGCTGATGCCTATCCCTGCGCAAGATTCCGAGGCGGGGAAGAATACAAGTGCGAAGGTGTATGAGGATGCGGCAGCCGTTCTGCATATCGCCGATGTGCCGTACGGCATCGATCCGAAGGTGGGCGCCTACTGCTCCGATGCCAATGTGAACAACGCGTTGGCCATTGTCGACGGCATGACAACCAACCTTGCCGACCAGGTGACCTCGGTAAAGGCGACCGAGACCGAATCGACTACCCTTGTTCTTGAGAATGGCATCGAGATTGTATTCGGGGCTGCTCAGGACATTCGCGATAAGGAGCGGGTCTGTCTCGAAATCATGAAAGAGTACCCTGATGTGGTCTATATCAACGTGCGTACGGTGGATAGTCCCACATGGCGCTCTCTGTAA
- the murG gene encoding undecaprenyldiphospho-muramoylpentapeptide beta-N-acetylglucosaminyltransferase, with protein sequence MLVVLSGGGTAGHINPALALAEVLTQRGCEVYFAGTPTGVESRLVPEAGIPFQAFEAAGFNRNHPLTLPKALMKIQKSTAKARRWFDEIHPDVVVGFGGYVCIPVARAAEQRGIPVVVHEQNSVMGMANKYLARRAAAVCLTYEHAAAPLKDKRRVRLTGNPVRSSVFAATREEGRAAFGVPDDARLLLITGGSLGARHLNQALVALKDKLLTYENLHIIQVCGPREFEAVTEALALTPEEGRRWQLFGYLDRMGDAMAAADVIVSRAGATTLAEISARALPALLVPFPFATEDHQTINARACVEAGAAAMVADADVEGPEFARLLCSLIEDENLRQRMAEAARAQKTRDAAGLLADVVMEAVGEKMN encoded by the coding sequence ATGCTTGTCGTTCTTTCCGGCGGGGGAACCGCCGGTCACATTAATCCCGCTCTCGCGCTGGCCGAGGTGCTTACGCAGCGCGGCTGCGAAGTGTACTTTGCGGGGACGCCCACCGGGGTGGAGTCGCGTCTTGTGCCGGAAGCGGGCATTCCCTTTCAGGCGTTTGAAGCGGCGGGCTTTAATCGCAACCATCCGCTAACGCTTCCCAAGGCGCTCATGAAAATACAGAAGAGCACCGCCAAGGCGCGTCGGTGGTTCGACGAAATTCACCCTGATGTGGTGGTGGGTTTTGGCGGCTATGTGTGCATTCCGGTGGCGCGTGCGGCTGAACAGCGAGGAATTCCCGTGGTCGTGCACGAGCAGAATTCGGTCATGGGCATGGCCAACAAATACTTGGCCCGTCGTGCGGCTGCGGTCTGTCTGACCTATGAACATGCCGCCGCTCCGCTCAAGGATAAGCGACGCGTTCGTCTGACCGGCAATCCGGTACGTTCAAGCGTTTTTGCGGCCACGCGTGAAGAGGGCCGCGCGGCGTTTGGCGTGCCTGACGATGCCCGCCTGCTGCTTATCACGGGGGGAAGCTTGGGCGCGCGCCATCTTAACCAGGCGCTTGTCGCCCTCAAAGACAAGCTCTTAACCTACGAAAACCTGCATATCATCCAAGTATGTGGTCCGAGAGAGTTTGAGGCGGTTACCGAGGCGCTTGCGCTCACTCCCGAAGAAGGCCGGCGTTGGCAGCTGTTCGGCTACCTTGATCGCATGGGCGATGCCATGGCGGCAGCCGATGTGATTGTGTCGCGCGCGGGTGCCACCACGTTGGCCGAGATATCTGCGCGTGCGTTGCCAGCGCTGCTCGTGCCGTTTCCCTTTGCCACCGAAGACCACCAGACCATCAATGCGCGCGCTTGCGTAGAGGCGGGGGCGGCCGCCATGGTGGCCGATGCGGATGTGGAAGGTCCCGAGTTCGCACGTTTGCTCTGTTCGTTGATTGAGGATGAGAACCTGCGACAGCGTATGGCCGAGGCGGCTCGCGCGCAGAAGACGCGTGATGCAGCGGGACTTCTGGCCGATGTGGTCATGGAGGCTGTGGGTGAAAAGATGAACTGA
- the mraY gene encoding phospho-N-acetylmuramoyl-pentapeptide-transferase, whose product MFAIFSQYPTFLVFLAIVVAIVVTMALTPFWIKFLISSQIGQQVRADGPESHLVKQGTPTMGGVIMLLAVIVTALVIGIPTPETFVLLGATVLTGLLGFVDDASKVVKERSLGLTPKMKLVGQFAIATAFVLVAVNVLGIAPTVEIPFVYTFDFGILTTVIPLGHGIAIPWLYLLFMNILLVGMCNAVNLTDGLDGLAAGTVMIVMIVMAAIAYRSDLLEPAIFAAAIAGACIGFLWFNSFPADIFMGDTGSLALGMALGCLAVVTKTEFVSIIIGGLFVAEALSVMIQVFYYKKTKKRIFLMAPLHHHYEKKGWSETKVVVRFWIISGVLAATGFSLYFAETLMAVA is encoded by the coding sequence ATGTTTGCAATCTTTTCCCAATATCCGACGTTTTTGGTGTTTTTGGCTATCGTGGTGGCCATTGTCGTCACGATGGCGCTGACGCCTTTCTGGATCAAGTTTTTGATCTCAAGCCAGATTGGCCAGCAAGTACGTGCCGACGGACCCGAAAGCCACCTCGTCAAGCAAGGTACGCCAACGATGGGCGGCGTCATCATGCTGCTTGCCGTGATAGTAACGGCGCTGGTTATCGGCATCCCCACGCCAGAGACGTTCGTGCTTCTGGGTGCAACCGTCCTGACGGGGCTGTTGGGCTTTGTCGACGATGCCTCGAAGGTGGTCAAGGAACGTTCGCTTGGCTTGACGCCGAAGATGAAGCTGGTCGGCCAGTTCGCCATTGCCACGGCATTTGTTTTGGTGGCGGTCAACGTATTGGGAATTGCCCCCACGGTGGAAATACCGTTTGTCTACACGTTTGACTTCGGCATACTGACCACGGTCATCCCCCTTGGCCACGGCATTGCAATACCGTGGCTTTACCTGCTGTTCATGAATATCCTTCTGGTGGGCATGTGCAACGCAGTGAATCTGACCGACGGGCTGGATGGTCTGGCTGCCGGCACCGTCATGATCGTCATGATTGTTATGGCTGCCATTGCCTATCGCTCGGATCTGCTTGAGCCAGCCATCTTTGCCGCTGCGATTGCTGGCGCCTGCATCGGTTTTTTGTGGTTCAACTCGTTTCCCGCCGATATTTTCATGGGCGACACCGGCTCGCTTGCTCTTGGTATGGCGCTGGGCTGTCTGGCTGTGGTCACCAAGACGGAGTTCGTTTCCATCATCATTGGCGGCCTGTTTGTGGCCGAAGCGCTTTCCGTCATGATTCAGGTGTTTTACTACAAGAAAACGAAGAAGCGCATTTTCCTGATGGCGCCGTTGCATCATCATTATGAAAAGAAGGGTTGGAGCGAAACGAAGGTAGTCGTACGTTTCTGGATTATTTCCGGCGTGTTGGCCGCGACGGGATTTTCGCTCTACTTTGCCGAAACGCTTATGGCGGTGGCGTAG